Proteins encoded within one genomic window of Balaenoptera ricei isolate mBalRic1 chromosome 10, mBalRic1.hap2, whole genome shotgun sequence:
- the DENND6B gene encoding protein DENND6B isoform X3 — protein sequence MDQGSAAGPHRARGRLGAPSCGARAPGAPWARFSAWLECVCVVTFDLELGQALELVYPSDFQLTDKEKSSICYLSFPDSHSGCLGDTQFSFRIRQCGGQRRPWHTDDRHCDSGAPVSLQREPAHYFGYVYFRQVKDSSVKRGYFQKAWGPALPCYTWGFLIAWSPTSGHSWEVGGTPCPGRPWMSRASGVPAGSQGAGATSHRPRALQSLVLVSRLPFVRLFQALLSLVAPEYFDKLAPCLEAVCDEIDQWPAPVPGQTLNLPVMGVVLQVHIPSRADKPESGPPKQCSHENLLPAPVVLTSVHELDLFRCFRPVLAHVQLLWELMLLGEPLLVLAPSPAVSSEMVLALTSCLQPLKFCCDYRPYFTVHDSEFKEFTTRTQAPPSVVLGVTNPFFIKTLQHWPHVLRIGEPKMPGDLPKQVKLKKPSRLKTLDTKPGLYTAYTTYLHRDKALLRRLLKVPLGGAPGAGKLGSGVKGAQPACCGSALAPQGLQKKRPSDVQSAVLRRHLLELTQSFLSPLEHYMASLMPLQKSITPWKDDFLRSLEHSGPQLTCLLKGDRLGLYRWADSRRFFKSPHFDGWYRQRHKEMAQKLEALHLEAICEAVRGALGCRRAQREHRDLDEGQVRGGGRGSGPETSGEAGSGTGPPAPREGGDAEAGAAVHRDSHRLPAQGPAGRPVPSLGWGPWPRARVWPSSPPPSQARAPPPKLPAAPGPGPPPGTTIIPADKVAFGTTAWPLTVGGSRAGSASPPPGPHLPSPGS from the exons CTGGTGTACCCCAGCGACTTCCAGCTCACGGACAAGGAG AAAAGCAGCATCTGCTACCTGTCCTTTCCCGACTCCCACTCAG gctgCCTCGGGGATACTCAGTTCAGCTTCCGCATTCGTCAGTGTGGAGGGCAGAGGCGCCCCTGGCACACGGATGACAGGCACTGTGACAGTGGGGCCCCCGTGTCTCTGCAG AGGGAGCCGGCACACTACTTTGGCTACGTGTACTTCAGGCAGGTGAAGGACAGCTCCGTGAAGAGGGGCTACTTCCAGAAG GCCTGGggtccagccctgccctgctACACCTGGGGTTTTCTAATAGCCTGGAGTCCTACGTCAGGCCATTCCTGGGAAGTCGGTGGGACACCCTGCCCTGGGCGACCCTGGATGAGCCGGGCCTCAGGGGTCCCCGCAGGGTCCCAAGGGGCTGGGGCGACATCTCACCGGCCCCGGGCCCTGCAGTCTCTGGTGCTGGTGTCCCGCCTGCCCTTCGTCCGGCTGTTCCAGGCGCTGCTGAGCCTGGTCGCCCCAGAGTACTTCGACAAGCTGGCGCCCTGCCTGGAAGCGG TCTGCGATGAGATTGACCAGTGGCCGGCCCCTGTGCCGGGGCAGACCTTGAACCTGCCTGTCATGGGCGTCGTCCTGCAG GTGCACATCCCATCCAGGGCAGACAAGCCTGAATCCGGTCCTCCAAAGCAGTGCAGCCACGAG AACCTGCTACCAGCCCCGGTCGTCCTCACCAGTGTCCATGAGCTGGACCTGTTCAG GTGCTTCCGGCCCGTGCTGGCCCACGTGCAGCTGCTGTGGGAGCTCATGCTCCTCGGGGAGCCCCTGCTGGTCCTGGCGCCGTCGCCCGCCGTGTCCTCGGAGATGGTGCTGGCCTTGACCAG CTGCCTGCAGCCCCTCAAGTTCTGCTGCGACTACCGCCCCTACTTCACCGTCCACGATAGCGAGTTCAAGGAGTTCACGACGCGCACGCAGGCCCC accAAGCGTGGTCCTGGGAGTCACAAACCCTTTCTTTATCAAAACGCTCCAGCACTGGCCCCACGTCCTCCGCATCGGGGAGCCCAAGATGCCAG GGGACCTTCCCAAGCAGGTCAAACTGAAAAAGCCCTCAAGGCTGAAGACCCTGGACACCAAGCCAG GCCTCTACACTGCGTACACGACCTACCTCCACCGAGACAAGGCCCTGCTCAGACGACTGCTTAAGGTACCGCTGGGGGGCGCTCCGGGGGCGGGGAAGCTGGGCTCGGGTGTGAAGGGGGCGCAGCCGGCCTGCTGCGGCTCAGCCCTCGCCCCCCAGGGCCTGCAGAAGAAGCGGCCGTCGGACGTGCAGAGTGCAGTGCTGAGGCGGCACCTCCTGGAGCTCACGCAGAGCTTCCTCAGCCCTCTG GAGCACTACATGGCCAGCCTCATGCCCCTGCAGAAGAGCATCACGCCCTGGAAG GACGACTTCCTGCGCAGCCTGGAGCACTCGGGGCCCCAGCTCACCTGCCTCCTCAAGGGCGACCGGCTGGGCCTCTACAGGTGGGCGGACAGTAG GCGGTTTTTCAAGTCCCCCCATTTTGATGGCTGGTACCGACAGCGGCACAAAGAGATGGCCCAGAAGCTGGAGGCCCTGCACCTCGAGGCCATCTGTGAGGCGGTGAGGGGGGCGCTTGGCTGCAGGAGAGCGCAGAGGG AACATCGAGATCTGGATGAAGGACAAGTCCGAGGTGGAGGTCGTGGATCTGGTCCTGAAACTTCGGGAGAGGCTG GTTCGGGCACAGGGCCACCAGCTCCCCGTGAAGGAGGCGACGCTGAAGCGGGCGCGGCTGTACATCGAGACAGTCATCGGCTCCCTGCCCAAGGACCTGCAGGTCGTCCTGTGCCCTCCCTAGGATGGGGCCCATggcccagggccagggtctggccgagctcccctccccccagtcaaGCACGAGCTCCCCCACCCAAGCTCCCGGCTGCCCCTGGCCCTGGACCCCCACCTGGCACCACCATCATCCCAGCAGACAAGGTGGCATTTGGAACTACAGCCTGGCCCCTGACTGTTGGCGGATCACGTGCTGGcagcgcctcccctccccctgggccccacctgccctctccagggtcttag
- the DENND6B gene encoding protein DENND6B isoform X4, with amino-acid sequence MDQGSAAGPHRARGRLGAPSCGARAPGAPWARFSAWLECVCVVTFDLELGQALELVYPSDFQLTDKEKSSICYLSFPDSHSGCLGDTQFSFRIRQCGGQRRPWHTDDRHCDSGAPVSLQAGEGQLREEGLLPEAWSPTSGHSWEVGGTPCPGRPWMSRASGVPAGSQGAGATSHRPRALQSLVLVSRLPFVRLFQALLSLVAPEYFDKLAPCLEAVCDEIDQWPAPVPGQTLNLPVMGVVLQVHIPSRADKPESGPPKQCSHENLLPAPVVLTSVHELDLFRCFRPVLAHVQLLWELMLLGEPLLVLAPSPAVSSEMVLALTSCLQPLKFCCDYRPYFTVHDSEFKEFTTRTQAPPSVVLGVTNPFFIKTLQHWPHVLRIGEPKMPGDLPKQVKLKKPSRLKTLDTKPGLYTAYTTYLHRDKALLRRLLKVPLGGAPGAGKLGSGVKGAQPACCGSALAPQGLQKKRPSDVQSAVLRRHLLELTQSFLSPLEHYMASLMPLQKSITPWKTPPQIHPFHQDDFLRSLEHSGPQLTCLLKGDRLGLYRWADSRRFFKSPHFDGWYRQRHKEMAQKLEALHLEAICEAVRGALGCRRAQREHRDLDEGQVRGGGRGSGPETSGEAGSGTGPPAPREGGDAEAGAAVHRDSHRLPAQGPAGRPVPSLGWGPWPRARVWPSSPPPSQARAPPPKLPAAPGPGPPPGTTIIPADKVAFGTTAWPLTVGGSRAGSASPPPGPHLPSPGS; translated from the exons CTGGTGTACCCCAGCGACTTCCAGCTCACGGACAAGGAG AAAAGCAGCATCTGCTACCTGTCCTTTCCCGACTCCCACTCAG gctgCCTCGGGGATACTCAGTTCAGCTTCCGCATTCGTCAGTGTGGAGGGCAGAGGCGCCCCTGGCACACGGATGACAGGCACTGTGACAGTGGGGCCCCCGTGTCTCTGCAG GCAGGTGAAGGACAGCTCCGTGAAGAGGGGCTACTTCCAGAAG CCTGGAGTCCTACGTCAGGCCATTCCTGGGAAGTCGGTGGGACACCCTGCCCTGGGCGACCCTGGATGAGCCGGGCCTCAGGGGTCCCCGCAGGGTCCCAAGGGGCTGGGGCGACATCTCACCGGCCCCGGGCCCTGCAGTCTCTGGTGCTGGTGTCCCGCCTGCCCTTCGTCCGGCTGTTCCAGGCGCTGCTGAGCCTGGTCGCCCCAGAGTACTTCGACAAGCTGGCGCCCTGCCTGGAAGCGG TCTGCGATGAGATTGACCAGTGGCCGGCCCCTGTGCCGGGGCAGACCTTGAACCTGCCTGTCATGGGCGTCGTCCTGCAG GTGCACATCCCATCCAGGGCAGACAAGCCTGAATCCGGTCCTCCAAAGCAGTGCAGCCACGAG AACCTGCTACCAGCCCCGGTCGTCCTCACCAGTGTCCATGAGCTGGACCTGTTCAG GTGCTTCCGGCCCGTGCTGGCCCACGTGCAGCTGCTGTGGGAGCTCATGCTCCTCGGGGAGCCCCTGCTGGTCCTGGCGCCGTCGCCCGCCGTGTCCTCGGAGATGGTGCTGGCCTTGACCAG CTGCCTGCAGCCCCTCAAGTTCTGCTGCGACTACCGCCCCTACTTCACCGTCCACGATAGCGAGTTCAAGGAGTTCACGACGCGCACGCAGGCCCC accAAGCGTGGTCCTGGGAGTCACAAACCCTTTCTTTATCAAAACGCTCCAGCACTGGCCCCACGTCCTCCGCATCGGGGAGCCCAAGATGCCAG GGGACCTTCCCAAGCAGGTCAAACTGAAAAAGCCCTCAAGGCTGAAGACCCTGGACACCAAGCCAG GCCTCTACACTGCGTACACGACCTACCTCCACCGAGACAAGGCCCTGCTCAGACGACTGCTTAAGGTACCGCTGGGGGGCGCTCCGGGGGCGGGGAAGCTGGGCTCGGGTGTGAAGGGGGCGCAGCCGGCCTGCTGCGGCTCAGCCCTCGCCCCCCAGGGCCTGCAGAAGAAGCGGCCGTCGGACGTGCAGAGTGCAGTGCTGAGGCGGCACCTCCTGGAGCTCACGCAGAGCTTCCTCAGCCCTCTG GAGCACTACATGGCCAGCCTCATGCCCCTGCAGAAGAGCATCACGCCCTGGAAG ACCCCTCCCCAGATCCACCCCTTCCACCAGGACGACTTCCTGCGCAGCCTGGAGCACTCGGGGCCCCAGCTCACCTGCCTCCTCAAGGGCGACCGGCTGGGCCTCTACAGGTGGGCGGACAGTAG GCGGTTTTTCAAGTCCCCCCATTTTGATGGCTGGTACCGACAGCGGCACAAAGAGATGGCCCAGAAGCTGGAGGCCCTGCACCTCGAGGCCATCTGTGAGGCGGTGAGGGGGGCGCTTGGCTGCAGGAGAGCGCAGAGGG AACATCGAGATCTGGATGAAGGACAAGTCCGAGGTGGAGGTCGTGGATCTGGTCCTGAAACTTCGGGAGAGGCTG GTTCGGGCACAGGGCCACCAGCTCCCCGTGAAGGAGGCGACGCTGAAGCGGGCGCGGCTGTACATCGAGACAGTCATCGGCTCCCTGCCCAAGGACCTGCAGGTCGTCCTGTGCCCTCCCTAGGATGGGGCCCATggcccagggccagggtctggccgagctcccctccccccagtcaaGCACGAGCTCCCCCACCCAAGCTCCCGGCTGCCCCTGGCCCTGGACCCCCACCTGGCACCACCATCATCCCAGCAGACAAGGTGGCATTTGGAACTACAGCCTGGCCCCTGACTGTTGGCGGATCACGTGCTGGcagcgcctcccctccccctgggccccacctgccctctccagggtcttag
- the DENND6B gene encoding protein DENND6B isoform X6 — MDQGSAAGPHRARGRLGAPSCGARAPGAPWARFSAWLECVCVVTFDLELGQALELVYPSDFQLTDKEKSSICYLSFPDSHSGCLGDTQFSFRIRQCGGQRRPWHTDDRHCDSGAPVSLQAGEGQLREEGLLPEGHSWEVGGTPCPGRPWMSRASGVPAGSQGAGATSHRPRALQSLVLVSRLPFVRLFQALLSLVAPEYFDKLAPCLEAVCDEIDQWPAPVPGQTLNLPVMGVVLQVHIPSRADKPESGPPKQCSHENLLPAPVVLTSVHELDLFRCFRPVLAHVQLLWELMLLGEPLLVLAPSPAVSSEMVLALTSCLQPLKFCCDYRPYFTVHDSEFKEFTTRTQAPPSVVLGVTNPFFIKTLQHWPHVLRIGEPKMPGDLPKQVKLKKPSRLKTLDTKPGLYTAYTTYLHRDKALLRRLLKVPLGGAPGAGKLGSGVKGAQPACCGSALAPQGLQKKRPSDVQSAVLRRHLLELTQSFLSPLEHYMASLMPLQKSITPWKTPPQIHPFHQDDFLRSLEHSGPQLTCLLKGDRLGLYRWADSRRFFKSPHFDGWYRQRHKEMAQKLEALHLEAICEAVRGALGCRRAQREHRDLDEGQVRGGGRGSGPETSGEAGSGTGPPAPREGGDAEAGAAVHRDSHRLPAQGPAGRPVPSLGWGPWPRARVWPSSPPPSQARAPPPKLPAAPGPGPPPGTTIIPADKVAFGTTAWPLTVGGSRAGSASPPPGPHLPSPGS, encoded by the exons CTGGTGTACCCCAGCGACTTCCAGCTCACGGACAAGGAG AAAAGCAGCATCTGCTACCTGTCCTTTCCCGACTCCCACTCAG gctgCCTCGGGGATACTCAGTTCAGCTTCCGCATTCGTCAGTGTGGAGGGCAGAGGCGCCCCTGGCACACGGATGACAGGCACTGTGACAGTGGGGCCCCCGTGTCTCTGCAG GCAGGTGAAGGACAGCTCCGTGAAGAGGGGCTACTTCCAGAAG GCCATTCCTGGGAAGTCGGTGGGACACCCTGCCCTGGGCGACCCTGGATGAGCCGGGCCTCAGGGGTCCCCGCAGGGTCCCAAGGGGCTGGGGCGACATCTCACCGGCCCCGGGCCCTGCAGTCTCTGGTGCTGGTGTCCCGCCTGCCCTTCGTCCGGCTGTTCCAGGCGCTGCTGAGCCTGGTCGCCCCAGAGTACTTCGACAAGCTGGCGCCCTGCCTGGAAGCGG TCTGCGATGAGATTGACCAGTGGCCGGCCCCTGTGCCGGGGCAGACCTTGAACCTGCCTGTCATGGGCGTCGTCCTGCAG GTGCACATCCCATCCAGGGCAGACAAGCCTGAATCCGGTCCTCCAAAGCAGTGCAGCCACGAG AACCTGCTACCAGCCCCGGTCGTCCTCACCAGTGTCCATGAGCTGGACCTGTTCAG GTGCTTCCGGCCCGTGCTGGCCCACGTGCAGCTGCTGTGGGAGCTCATGCTCCTCGGGGAGCCCCTGCTGGTCCTGGCGCCGTCGCCCGCCGTGTCCTCGGAGATGGTGCTGGCCTTGACCAG CTGCCTGCAGCCCCTCAAGTTCTGCTGCGACTACCGCCCCTACTTCACCGTCCACGATAGCGAGTTCAAGGAGTTCACGACGCGCACGCAGGCCCC accAAGCGTGGTCCTGGGAGTCACAAACCCTTTCTTTATCAAAACGCTCCAGCACTGGCCCCACGTCCTCCGCATCGGGGAGCCCAAGATGCCAG GGGACCTTCCCAAGCAGGTCAAACTGAAAAAGCCCTCAAGGCTGAAGACCCTGGACACCAAGCCAG GCCTCTACACTGCGTACACGACCTACCTCCACCGAGACAAGGCCCTGCTCAGACGACTGCTTAAGGTACCGCTGGGGGGCGCTCCGGGGGCGGGGAAGCTGGGCTCGGGTGTGAAGGGGGCGCAGCCGGCCTGCTGCGGCTCAGCCCTCGCCCCCCAGGGCCTGCAGAAGAAGCGGCCGTCGGACGTGCAGAGTGCAGTGCTGAGGCGGCACCTCCTGGAGCTCACGCAGAGCTTCCTCAGCCCTCTG GAGCACTACATGGCCAGCCTCATGCCCCTGCAGAAGAGCATCACGCCCTGGAAG ACCCCTCCCCAGATCCACCCCTTCCACCAGGACGACTTCCTGCGCAGCCTGGAGCACTCGGGGCCCCAGCTCACCTGCCTCCTCAAGGGCGACCGGCTGGGCCTCTACAGGTGGGCGGACAGTAG GCGGTTTTTCAAGTCCCCCCATTTTGATGGCTGGTACCGACAGCGGCACAAAGAGATGGCCCAGAAGCTGGAGGCCCTGCACCTCGAGGCCATCTGTGAGGCGGTGAGGGGGGCGCTTGGCTGCAGGAGAGCGCAGAGGG AACATCGAGATCTGGATGAAGGACAAGTCCGAGGTGGAGGTCGTGGATCTGGTCCTGAAACTTCGGGAGAGGCTG GTTCGGGCACAGGGCCACCAGCTCCCCGTGAAGGAGGCGACGCTGAAGCGGGCGCGGCTGTACATCGAGACAGTCATCGGCTCCCTGCCCAAGGACCTGCAGGTCGTCCTGTGCCCTCCCTAGGATGGGGCCCATggcccagggccagggtctggccgagctcccctccccccagtcaaGCACGAGCTCCCCCACCCAAGCTCCCGGCTGCCCCTGGCCCTGGACCCCCACCTGGCACCACCATCATCCCAGCAGACAAGGTGGCATTTGGAACTACAGCCTGGCCCCTGACTGTTGGCGGATCACGTGCTGGcagcgcctcccctccccctgggccccacctgccctctccagggtcttag
- the DENND6B gene encoding protein DENND6B isoform X7: protein MDQGSAAGPHRARGRLGAPSCGARAPGAPWARFSAWLECVCVVTFDLELGQALELVYPSDFQLTDKEKSSICYLSFPDSHSGCLGDTQFSFRIRQCGGQRRPWHTDDRHCDSGAPVSLQREPAHYFGYVYFRQVKDSSVKRGYFQKSLVLVSRLPFVRLFQALLSLVAPEYFDKLAPCLEAVCDEIDQWPAPVPGQTLNLPVMGVVLQVHIPSRADKPESGPPKQCSHENLLPAPVVLTSVHELDLFRCFRPVLAHVQLLWELMLLGEPLLVLAPSPAVSSEMVLALTSCLQPLKFCCDYRPYFTVHDSEFKEFTTRTQAPPSVVLGVTNPFFIKTLQHWPHVLRIGEPKMPGDLPKQVKLKKPSRLKTLDTKPGLYTAYTTYLHRDKALLRRLLKVPLGGAPGAGKLGSGVKGAQPACCGSALAPQGLQKKRPSDVQSAVLRRHLLELTQSFLSPLEHYMASLMPLQKSITPWKTPPQIHPFHQDDFLRSLEHSGPQLTCLLKGDRLGLYRWADSRRFFKSPHFDGWYRQRHKEMAQKLEALHLEAICEAVRGALGCRRAQREHRDLDEGQVRGGGRGSGPETSGEAGSGTGPPAPREGGDAEAGAAVHRDSHRLPAQGPAGRPVPSLGWGPWPRARVWPSSPPPSQARAPPPKLPAAPGPGPPPGTTIIPADKVAFGTTAWPLTVGGSRAGSASPPPGPHLPSPGS, encoded by the exons CTGGTGTACCCCAGCGACTTCCAGCTCACGGACAAGGAG AAAAGCAGCATCTGCTACCTGTCCTTTCCCGACTCCCACTCAG gctgCCTCGGGGATACTCAGTTCAGCTTCCGCATTCGTCAGTGTGGAGGGCAGAGGCGCCCCTGGCACACGGATGACAGGCACTGTGACAGTGGGGCCCCCGTGTCTCTGCAG AGGGAGCCGGCACACTACTTTGGCTACGTGTACTTCAGGCAGGTGAAGGACAGCTCCGTGAAGAGGGGCTACTTCCAGAAG TCTCTGGTGCTGGTGTCCCGCCTGCCCTTCGTCCGGCTGTTCCAGGCGCTGCTGAGCCTGGTCGCCCCAGAGTACTTCGACAAGCTGGCGCCCTGCCTGGAAGCGG TCTGCGATGAGATTGACCAGTGGCCGGCCCCTGTGCCGGGGCAGACCTTGAACCTGCCTGTCATGGGCGTCGTCCTGCAG GTGCACATCCCATCCAGGGCAGACAAGCCTGAATCCGGTCCTCCAAAGCAGTGCAGCCACGAG AACCTGCTACCAGCCCCGGTCGTCCTCACCAGTGTCCATGAGCTGGACCTGTTCAG GTGCTTCCGGCCCGTGCTGGCCCACGTGCAGCTGCTGTGGGAGCTCATGCTCCTCGGGGAGCCCCTGCTGGTCCTGGCGCCGTCGCCCGCCGTGTCCTCGGAGATGGTGCTGGCCTTGACCAG CTGCCTGCAGCCCCTCAAGTTCTGCTGCGACTACCGCCCCTACTTCACCGTCCACGATAGCGAGTTCAAGGAGTTCACGACGCGCACGCAGGCCCC accAAGCGTGGTCCTGGGAGTCACAAACCCTTTCTTTATCAAAACGCTCCAGCACTGGCCCCACGTCCTCCGCATCGGGGAGCCCAAGATGCCAG GGGACCTTCCCAAGCAGGTCAAACTGAAAAAGCCCTCAAGGCTGAAGACCCTGGACACCAAGCCAG GCCTCTACACTGCGTACACGACCTACCTCCACCGAGACAAGGCCCTGCTCAGACGACTGCTTAAGGTACCGCTGGGGGGCGCTCCGGGGGCGGGGAAGCTGGGCTCGGGTGTGAAGGGGGCGCAGCCGGCCTGCTGCGGCTCAGCCCTCGCCCCCCAGGGCCTGCAGAAGAAGCGGCCGTCGGACGTGCAGAGTGCAGTGCTGAGGCGGCACCTCCTGGAGCTCACGCAGAGCTTCCTCAGCCCTCTG GAGCACTACATGGCCAGCCTCATGCCCCTGCAGAAGAGCATCACGCCCTGGAAG ACCCCTCCCCAGATCCACCCCTTCCACCAGGACGACTTCCTGCGCAGCCTGGAGCACTCGGGGCCCCAGCTCACCTGCCTCCTCAAGGGCGACCGGCTGGGCCTCTACAGGTGGGCGGACAGTAG GCGGTTTTTCAAGTCCCCCCATTTTGATGGCTGGTACCGACAGCGGCACAAAGAGATGGCCCAGAAGCTGGAGGCCCTGCACCTCGAGGCCATCTGTGAGGCGGTGAGGGGGGCGCTTGGCTGCAGGAGAGCGCAGAGGG AACATCGAGATCTGGATGAAGGACAAGTCCGAGGTGGAGGTCGTGGATCTGGTCCTGAAACTTCGGGAGAGGCTG GTTCGGGCACAGGGCCACCAGCTCCCCGTGAAGGAGGCGACGCTGAAGCGGGCGCGGCTGTACATCGAGACAGTCATCGGCTCCCTGCCCAAGGACCTGCAGGTCGTCCTGTGCCCTCCCTAGGATGGGGCCCATggcccagggccagggtctggccgagctcccctccccccagtcaaGCACGAGCTCCCCCACCCAAGCTCCCGGCTGCCCCTGGCCCTGGACCCCCACCTGGCACCACCATCATCCCAGCAGACAAGGTGGCATTTGGAACTACAGCCTGGCCCCTGACTGTTGGCGGATCACGTGCTGGcagcgcctcccctccccctgggccccacctgccctctccagggtcttag
- the DENND6B gene encoding protein DENND6B isoform X5, whose translation MDQGSAAGPHRARGRLGAPSCGARAPGAPWARFSAWLECVCVVTFDLELGQALELVYPSDFQLTDKEKSSICYLSFPDSHSGCLGDTQFSFRIRQCGGQRRPWHTDDRHCDSGAPVSLQREPAHYFGYVYFRQVKDSSVKRGYFQKAWGPALPCYTWGFLIAWSPTSGHSWEVGGTPCPGRPWMSRASGVPAGSQGAGATSHRPRALQSLVLVSRLPFVRLFQALLSLVAPEYFDKLAPCLEAVCDEIDQWPAPVPGQTLNLPVMGVVLQVHIPSRADKPESGPPKQCSHENLLPAPVVLTSVHELDLFRCFRPVLAHVQLLWELMLLGEPLLVLAPSPAVSSEMVLALTSCLQPLKFCCDYRPYFTVHDSEFKEFTTRTQAPPSVVLGVTNPFFIKTLQHWPHVLRIGEPKMPGDLPKQVKLKKPSRLKTLDTKPGLYTAYTTYLHRDKALLRRLLKGLQKKRPSDVQSAVLRRHLLELTQSFLSPLEHYMASLMPLQKSITPWKTPPQIHPFHQDDFLRSLEHSGPQLTCLLKGDRLGLYRWADSRRFFKSPHFDGWYRQRHKEMAQKLEALHLEAICEAVRGALGCRRAQREHRDLDEGQVRGGGRGSGPETSGEAGSGTGPPAPREGGDAEAGAAVHRDSHRLPAQGPAGRPVPSLGWGPWPRARVWPSSPPPSQARAPPPKLPAAPGPGPPPGTTIIPADKVAFGTTAWPLTVGGSRAGSASPPPGPHLPSPGS comes from the exons CTGGTGTACCCCAGCGACTTCCAGCTCACGGACAAGGAG AAAAGCAGCATCTGCTACCTGTCCTTTCCCGACTCCCACTCAG gctgCCTCGGGGATACTCAGTTCAGCTTCCGCATTCGTCAGTGTGGAGGGCAGAGGCGCCCCTGGCACACGGATGACAGGCACTGTGACAGTGGGGCCCCCGTGTCTCTGCAG AGGGAGCCGGCACACTACTTTGGCTACGTGTACTTCAGGCAGGTGAAGGACAGCTCCGTGAAGAGGGGCTACTTCCAGAAG GCCTGGggtccagccctgccctgctACACCTGGGGTTTTCTAATAGCCTGGAGTCCTACGTCAGGCCATTCCTGGGAAGTCGGTGGGACACCCTGCCCTGGGCGACCCTGGATGAGCCGGGCCTCAGGGGTCCCCGCAGGGTCCCAAGGGGCTGGGGCGACATCTCACCGGCCCCGGGCCCTGCAGTCTCTGGTGCTGGTGTCCCGCCTGCCCTTCGTCCGGCTGTTCCAGGCGCTGCTGAGCCTGGTCGCCCCAGAGTACTTCGACAAGCTGGCGCCCTGCCTGGAAGCGG TCTGCGATGAGATTGACCAGTGGCCGGCCCCTGTGCCGGGGCAGACCTTGAACCTGCCTGTCATGGGCGTCGTCCTGCAG GTGCACATCCCATCCAGGGCAGACAAGCCTGAATCCGGTCCTCCAAAGCAGTGCAGCCACGAG AACCTGCTACCAGCCCCGGTCGTCCTCACCAGTGTCCATGAGCTGGACCTGTTCAG GTGCTTCCGGCCCGTGCTGGCCCACGTGCAGCTGCTGTGGGAGCTCATGCTCCTCGGGGAGCCCCTGCTGGTCCTGGCGCCGTCGCCCGCCGTGTCCTCGGAGATGGTGCTGGCCTTGACCAG CTGCCTGCAGCCCCTCAAGTTCTGCTGCGACTACCGCCCCTACTTCACCGTCCACGATAGCGAGTTCAAGGAGTTCACGACGCGCACGCAGGCCCC accAAGCGTGGTCCTGGGAGTCACAAACCCTTTCTTTATCAAAACGCTCCAGCACTGGCCCCACGTCCTCCGCATCGGGGAGCCCAAGATGCCAG GGGACCTTCCCAAGCAGGTCAAACTGAAAAAGCCCTCAAGGCTGAAGACCCTGGACACCAAGCCAG GCCTCTACACTGCGTACACGACCTACCTCCACCGAGACAAGGCCCTGCTCAGACGACTGCTTAAG GGCCTGCAGAAGAAGCGGCCGTCGGACGTGCAGAGTGCAGTGCTGAGGCGGCACCTCCTGGAGCTCACGCAGAGCTTCCTCAGCCCTCTG GAGCACTACATGGCCAGCCTCATGCCCCTGCAGAAGAGCATCACGCCCTGGAAG ACCCCTCCCCAGATCCACCCCTTCCACCAGGACGACTTCCTGCGCAGCCTGGAGCACTCGGGGCCCCAGCTCACCTGCCTCCTCAAGGGCGACCGGCTGGGCCTCTACAGGTGGGCGGACAGTAG GCGGTTTTTCAAGTCCCCCCATTTTGATGGCTGGTACCGACAGCGGCACAAAGAGATGGCCCAGAAGCTGGAGGCCCTGCACCTCGAGGCCATCTGTGAGGCGGTGAGGGGGGCGCTTGGCTGCAGGAGAGCGCAGAGGG AACATCGAGATCTGGATGAAGGACAAGTCCGAGGTGGAGGTCGTGGATCTGGTCCTGAAACTTCGGGAGAGGCTG GTTCGGGCACAGGGCCACCAGCTCCCCGTGAAGGAGGCGACGCTGAAGCGGGCGCGGCTGTACATCGAGACAGTCATCGGCTCCCTGCCCAAGGACCTGCAGGTCGTCCTGTGCCCTCCCTAGGATGGGGCCCATggcccagggccagggtctggccgagctcccctccccccagtcaaGCACGAGCTCCCCCACCCAAGCTCCCGGCTGCCCCTGGCCCTGGACCCCCACCTGGCACCACCATCATCCCAGCAGACAAGGTGGCATTTGGAACTACAGCCTGGCCCCTGACTGTTGGCGGATCACGTGCTGGcagcgcctcccctccccctgggccccacctgccctctccagggtcttag